The Aequorivita sublithincola DSM 14238 genome window below encodes:
- a CDS encoding DUF819 domain-containing protein codes for MQDTTIEIIKDTTPLFTNDTIVFGILMIALGFIFYTSSREDGFWKKFYGVVPALFMAYFLPALFTTTGVISPEWTSISDTGDVSVGSTSLYYMSSRYLLPAALVLMTLSIDLKGVFNLGPKALIMFIAGTVGIIIGGPIAVLIVGTIHPEAVGGVGADAVWRGLSTLAGSWIGGGANQTAMLEIYGYNQKLYGGMVFVDIVVANIWMAVILFGIGKSEKIDKWLKADTSAIESLKEKVSDYAKKSERNPTLTDLMILAAIAFGTVSFAHFGADILSSFFTSVVDGIPKGITRNIFTFLDSSFFWMITITTIIGVLLSFTKAKSYEGAGASKFGSVFIYILVASIGMKMDLTLIFDNLWLIVIGLVWMAIHAGLMILVAKKIRAPYFFLAVGSQANVGGAASAPIVASAFHPSLATVGVLLAVFGYAIGTVGAILCTVLMQLASTS; via the coding sequence ATGCAAGATACAACCATCGAAATCATAAAGGACACTACTCCTCTATTTACTAATGATACCATTGTTTTTGGTATTTTAATGATAGCCTTAGGCTTCATTTTTTATACCTCTTCACGCGAAGATGGTTTTTGGAAAAAATTCTACGGTGTTGTGCCCGCACTTTTCATGGCTTATTTTCTTCCAGCGTTGTTTACAACTACAGGAGTAATTTCACCAGAATGGACCTCCATTTCAGATACAGGCGATGTTTCCGTTGGAAGTACAAGTCTTTATTATATGTCCAGCAGATATTTATTGCCAGCTGCTTTGGTACTGATGACGCTTAGTATTGACTTAAAGGGTGTTTTCAACTTAGGACCGAAAGCACTTATTATGTTTATTGCAGGAACGGTAGGGATTATTATTGGCGGTCCCATTGCTGTTTTGATAGTTGGGACCATTCACCCAGAAGCGGTCGGCGGCGTTGGCGCTGATGCTGTTTGGCGTGGACTGTCAACACTTGCAGGAAGCTGGATTGGCGGTGGAGCCAACCAAACTGCAATGCTAGAAATTTACGGTTACAACCAAAAGCTTTACGGAGGGATGGTTTTTGTAGATATCGTGGTTGCCAATATTTGGATGGCCGTAATTCTTTTCGGAATTGGAAAGTCCGAAAAAATTGATAAGTGGTTAAAAGCAGATACTTCTGCAATTGAAAGCTTGAAGGAGAAGGTTTCTGATTACGCCAAAAAATCAGAAAGAAATCCAACGCTTACAGATTTAATGATTCTTGCTGCAATAGCCTTCGGAACGGTTAGTTTTGCTCATTTTGGCGCAGATATTCTTAGTAGTTTCTTTACTTCAGTGGTTGACGGAATTCCGAAAGGTATAACCCGAAACATTTTTACTTTCCTTGATTCCAGCTTCTTTTGGATGATAACCATTACAACAATAATTGGAGTCCTGCTTTCCTTCACAAAAGCGAAAAGTTACGAAGGCGCTGGCGCAAGTAAATTTGGAAGTGTTTTTATCTATATCTTGGTAGCGAGCATTGGGATGAAAATGGATTTGACTTTGATTTTTGACAACTTATGGCTAATCGTTATTGGCTTAGTCTGGATGGCAATTCACGCCGGCTTGATGATTTTGGTTGCAAAAAAGATTCGTGCGCCCTATTTTTTCTTGGCCGTAGGAAGTCAGGCAAACGTTGGTGGTGCTGCTTCGGCGCCTATTGTAGCTTCGGCTTTTCATCCATCACTTGCGACAGTTGGAGTTTTATTAGCTGTGTTTGGCTACGCAATTGGAACGGTTGGCGCAATTTTATGTACGGTGCTGATGCAATTAGCTTCCACAAGTTAG
- a CDS encoding alpha/beta hydrolase family protein, whose protein sequence is MRQPLIIILLFFGIIATAQKKIYNAEDLSITPLIDGTLIVPETSEKLPLAIIIGGSGPTDRNGNQQMLENNSSKFLAEGLYENNIATFRYDKRIVKQMKQRSVDEKKIRFNDFITDAIAVLEYFKNDKRFSKIYIIGHSQGSLVGIVAAQNGADGFVSLAGAGQRIDAVIVDQLTKQAPGLVENARTSFEDLRANGVANNYSPGLASIFRKDIQPFIYTWMQYDPKVEITKLKIPVLIINGDKDIQVQVSEAEMLKNAKPDAEYKIISNMNHIFKEIQGNDLENTKSYNIYNLPVMPELIHTVSDFIAK, encoded by the coding sequence ATGAGACAGCCCTTAATAATCATTCTACTTTTCTTCGGAATTATTGCCACAGCCCAAAAGAAAATCTATAATGCTGAAGATTTAAGCATTACACCCTTAATTGATGGCACTTTAATAGTTCCTGAAACATCAGAGAAATTGCCGTTGGCAATAATTATTGGCGGAAGCGGACCAACGGATAGAAACGGAAACCAGCAAATGCTTGAAAACAATTCCTCAAAATTTCTAGCTGAAGGACTTTACGAAAATAATATCGCAACATTTAGGTACGATAAAAGAATTGTAAAGCAAATGAAACAACGCTCTGTAGATGAAAAAAAGATTCGTTTTAACGATTTTATTACTGATGCCATCGCCGTTCTTGAATATTTCAAAAACGATAAAAGGTTTTCAAAAATTTATATTATTGGGCATAGTCAAGGTTCGTTAGTTGGCATAGTTGCGGCACAAAATGGTGCGGATGGTTTTGTTTCTTTAGCTGGAGCTGGACAGAGAATTGATGCTGTAATTGTAGATCAACTCACTAAACAAGCACCGGGTCTTGTGGAAAATGCACGAACTTCTTTTGAGGATCTTCGGGCAAACGGTGTTGCAAATAACTACAGTCCTGGGCTGGCTTCCATTTTCAGAAAAGATATTCAACCTTTCATTTACACTTGGATGCAATATGATCCTAAAGTAGAAATCACAAAATTGAAGATTCCAGTCTTAATAATAAATGGTGATAAAGACATTCAAGTACAAGTATCTGAAGCTGAAATGCTAAAAAACGCAAAGCCAGATGCTGAATATAAAATCATTTCTAATATGAATCATATTTTCAAAGAAATTCAAGGAAATGATTTAGAAAATACCAAATCATACAATATTTACAACCTTCCCGTAATGCCTGAATTGATTCATACTGTAAGTGATTTTATTGCGAAATGA
- a CDS encoding cyclase family protein, whose product MKLFITFIAVCSIFLGCENRTAVTSQEQTTASDEKSILDGKIIDLTHTFSKESIYWVTAKEFKLDTVAFGETKGGYFYSANNFETAEHGGTHIDAPIHFVANAESVDQIPLIRLMGNGIKIDVSEKVDNDREYQISIYDFTNWEKENGTIPDNAIVLLETGFSIFYPNKKAYLGTDERGQEVVQKLHFPGLSPEAAKWLVANRNISSIGLDTASIDYGQSTMFQSHVILLSANIPAFENVANLEELPAKGFQVIALPMKIKGGSGGPLRIIAIVPGN is encoded by the coding sequence ATGAAACTATTTATAACTTTTATCGCAGTATGTTCCATATTCCTTGGATGTGAAAATAGGACTGCCGTCACTTCGCAAGAGCAAACTACTGCTTCCGATGAGAAATCAATTCTTGACGGAAAAATTATAGACCTTACCCATACATTTTCAAAAGAAAGTATTTATTGGGTTACCGCTAAAGAGTTTAAGTTAGACACAGTCGCTTTTGGTGAAACCAAAGGTGGCTATTTTTATTCCGCCAATAATTTTGAAACTGCGGAACACGGCGGCACGCATATAGACGCACCAATCCATTTTGTTGCAAATGCAGAATCTGTAGATCAAATTCCCTTAATCCGATTGATGGGAAACGGTATTAAAATAGACGTTTCAGAAAAGGTGGATAACGATCGCGAATATCAAATTTCAATTTATGATTTTACAAATTGGGAAAAAGAAAACGGGACAATTCCAGACAATGCAATTGTTTTATTGGAAACAGGTTTTTCTATTTTCTATCCAAATAAAAAAGCATACTTAGGCACAGACGAACGTGGTCAAGAAGTTGTACAAAAATTACATTTTCCAGGCCTTTCGCCCGAAGCTGCTAAATGGTTGGTTGCGAATAGAAATATTAGCAGCATTGGGCTAGATACAGCAAGTATAGATTATGGACAATCAACTATGTTTCAAAGCCACGTTATTTTGCTTTCTGCCAATATTCCAGCTTTCGAAAATGTTGCCAATCTTGAAGAATTACCAGCTAAGGGTTTTCAAGTAATAGCGCTTCCTATGAAAATAAAAGGTGGTAGCGGCGGTCCATTGCGCATTATTGCTATTGTTCCAGGGAATTAA
- a CDS encoding NAD(P)-dependent oxidoreductase: MTFAIIKERKNPPDRRVVFSPEKCQEVIKQFPDAKIIVEASDVRIFSDEAYRDAGFEVKEDVSEADVMLGVKEVPVDALIPNKKYFFFSHTIKKQPYNRKLLKAMLNKDIQMFDHETIVNADKQRLIGFGYYAGLVGAYNGFRGLGLRDNLFELPKVENLPDLDAVKAELDKISLPNIKIILSGTGKVARGAKEILDHLKICEVTDAEYLSEEFNEPVYCLIDVSEYNKRKDGGEFNKEEFYEDPSDYESDFMKYAKVSDVFFTGHFYGNDAPYFFTKKDAKNPDFKINLVADISCDVDGPIACTLRASTIANPFYGYDKKTGSETAYDSPSAITVMAVDNLPCELPKDASEGFGEMFLENVIPAFFNNDKDGILQRARITTEDGKLTPRFVYLQDYVQFAD, from the coding sequence ATAACCTTCGCTATCATTAAAGAACGCAAAAACCCGCCAGATCGTCGGGTGGTTTTTTCACCAGAAAAGTGCCAAGAAGTCATAAAACAATTTCCAGATGCTAAGATAATCGTGGAAGCGTCTGACGTTCGCATATTTTCTGATGAAGCATATCGCGATGCAGGTTTTGAAGTGAAGGAAGATGTTTCGGAAGCAGATGTAATGTTAGGAGTGAAAGAAGTTCCTGTTGACGCGCTAATTCCAAATAAAAAATACTTTTTCTTTAGCCATACCATTAAGAAACAGCCTTACAATCGCAAACTTCTAAAAGCGATGCTGAACAAAGATATTCAAATGTTCGATCACGAAACCATTGTGAATGCGGACAAACAAAGGCTGATTGGTTTTGGTTATTACGCAGGTTTGGTAGGTGCTTATAATGGTTTTAGAGGATTGGGATTGCGTGATAATTTATTTGAATTACCAAAAGTGGAAAACCTTCCAGATCTAGATGCTGTGAAAGCGGAATTGGACAAAATATCACTTCCGAATATAAAAATCATCCTTTCTGGAACTGGAAAAGTGGCAAGAGGAGCAAAGGAAATATTAGATCATTTAAAAATATGCGAAGTTACCGATGCGGAATACCTTTCCGAAGAATTCAATGAACCAGTTTATTGTTTGATAGACGTTTCAGAATACAACAAACGCAAAGATGGTGGCGAATTCAATAAAGAAGAATTTTACGAAGATCCATCCGATTACGAAAGCGATTTCATGAAATACGCCAAAGTGAGCGATGTTTTTTTTACAGGTCATTTTTACGGTAATGACGCACCTTATTTTTTCACGAAGAAAGACGCCAAAAACCCAGATTTCAAAATAAATCTGGTTGCAGATATTTCTTGTGACGTGGACGGGCCGATAGCCTGCACGCTTCGCGCTTCCACTATTGCAAACCCTTTTTACGGTTACGATAAAAAAACGGGAAGTGAAACTGCCTATGATTCTCCAAGCGCAATTACAGTAATGGCAGTAGATAATTTGCCTTGCGAATTGCCGAAAGATGCCAGCGAAGGTTTTGGCGAAATGTTTTTAGAAAACGTAATTCCCGCTTTCTTTAATAACGATAAAGACGGAATTCTACAACGCGCCAGAATAACAACTGAAGACGGAAAACTTACTCCGAGATTTGTATATCTACAGGATTATGTGCAATTTGCCGACTAA
- a CDS encoding SDR family NAD(P)-dependent oxidoreductase, which produces MENTKQKNQIALVTGAASGLGFELALLLAKDNYDLILADVDAEKLQKAKETITSEYASEVQLIIKDLSRNNIAEQIFQDLDGKPIDVLINNAGFGIFGSFIDTDWQREMDMLNLHVMTTTHLTKLVLKGMVERGSGKILNMSSLAAFQPGPLMSLYYASKAYILSFSEAIANELKGSGVTVTCLCPGQTKTCFQDVVSNGCKASDNKIKFNIGSAKEVAEYGYEAMLKGKVVAIPGNINKFLSKLPRFVSRNTATAIIRRIQEKNREG; this is translated from the coding sequence TTGGAAAACACGAAACAGAAAAATCAAATAGCACTCGTTACTGGCGCCGCTTCAGGACTTGGGTTTGAACTGGCCCTGCTTTTGGCCAAAGATAATTACGACCTGATTTTGGCAGACGTAGATGCTGAAAAACTACAAAAAGCGAAGGAAACCATCACTTCAGAATATGCTTCAGAAGTACAACTAATCATTAAAGATTTAAGCAGGAATAATATAGCCGAGCAAATATTTCAGGATTTAGACGGCAAGCCCATTGACGTACTTATAAACAATGCTGGTTTTGGAATTTTTGGAAGTTTTATTGATACCGATTGGCAACGCGAAATGGATATGCTGAATCTGCACGTAATGACCACAACGCATTTAACCAAACTAGTGCTAAAAGGAATGGTTGAGCGCGGTAGCGGAAAAATATTAAATATGTCTTCGTTAGCGGCTTTTCAACCAGGACCTTTAATGTCGCTGTATTACGCTTCCAAAGCATATATTCTTTCCTTTTCTGAAGCAATTGCGAATGAGTTGAAAGGCTCAGGTGTTACCGTTACTTGCTTATGTCCTGGACAAACCAAAACCTGCTTTCAGGATGTAGTCTCTAATGGTTGTAAGGCTTCAGATAATAAAATAAAATTTAATATTGGTTCTGCAAAAGAAGTTGCTGAATATGGTTACGAAGCCATGCTGAAAGGTAAGGTTGTTGCTATTCCTGGAAATATTAATAAATTTCTTTCTAAACTACCACGTTTCGTTTCGAGAAATACTGCAACAGCTATCATCAGAAGGATTCAGGAGAAGAACAGAGAGGGTTAG
- a CDS encoding DUF3857 domain-containing protein codes for MLLKTLLLLNCFLVLSSLSAQVSRVQTFGEPLAEEFALTSYPLDPEATGVVLYERGNYTVDAADGYIRLIKEVHRKIKVFDAKNFDYATFEIPYYRENEVNENIKGLRAVTHNGKSQVFVSDNAIFDIKEGQHYTIKKFTFANVQDGSILEYTYRLETPFLSRLDGWVFMNELPTIYSELHTEIPGNYTYNRTLYGDRKLDVNHAEIKKDCFHLPGFKIPADCESATYAMKAIPAYKEEKYMLSKSNYIPSMKFELRDVISLDESRSAFSKSWDDVDREFRYDKDLGRQLKYNSYFQEQIPASVTTISNELERAKAVYYFIQKNMAWNNETRILQDIRVKEAFEKKTGNSSEINLGLINALEVAGLDAKIMLIATRDRALPTKQYPVLTDFNYAIVLLTINNEKYLLDATEKETPFGVLPFRDLNVEGRVLDFKKGSYWEPIAPIAKNMHYVNLQLSANESGLFSGKVNEVSTGYISVYKRKEYNDFRKDEIIKKKQSRNEFLDVTNLTIENEKDLEQPYKESYDISLHDQAVGSTFFLYPFVMQTYFSENPFSAEKRLYPIDFGFPIQNNYLVSIDVKDQYQIVKVPANKLLKLPENDGELSVIYDVSGSKVNIRLSVKLNNPKFEPEAYKSLQEFFGELIKIQSDEPIELKKI; via the coding sequence ATGCTTTTAAAAACACTACTTCTTCTTAACTGCTTTCTTGTGCTTTCTTCGCTATCTGCACAAGTTAGTAGAGTTCAAACCTTCGGCGAGCCTTTGGCAGAAGAATTTGCATTAACAAGCTATCCTTTAGATCCCGAGGCAACTGGCGTTGTTTTATATGAAAGAGGCAATTACACCGTAGATGCTGCCGATGGCTACATAAGGCTTATAAAAGAAGTGCATAGAAAGATTAAGGTTTTTGACGCCAAGAACTTTGATTATGCAACTTTTGAAATTCCATATTACCGCGAAAACGAGGTTAACGAAAATATAAAAGGCTTGAGAGCTGTTACCCACAATGGCAAATCACAAGTCTTCGTAAGTGACAATGCAATCTTTGATATTAAGGAAGGGCAGCATTATACCATCAAAAAATTCACTTTTGCAAATGTGCAGGATGGCAGTATTTTGGAATATACTTACCGCCTTGAAACACCTTTTCTTAGTAGACTGGATGGCTGGGTTTTTATGAATGAACTGCCTACAATCTATTCTGAACTTCACACAGAAATTCCTGGAAACTACACCTATAACCGCACGCTTTATGGCGATCGAAAATTAGATGTAAACCACGCCGAAATAAAAAAGGATTGTTTTCATCTACCTGGTTTTAAAATTCCTGCCGATTGTGAATCTGCCACCTATGCAATGAAAGCGATTCCCGCTTATAAGGAAGAAAAATATATGCTTTCCAAGAGTAATTACATTCCATCGATGAAGTTTGAGCTTAGAGATGTTATCAGTTTAGATGAAAGTAGATCAGCCTTTTCAAAATCTTGGGATGATGTAGATCGTGAATTTCGTTATGATAAAGATTTGGGGCGCCAGTTAAAGTACAACAGCTATTTTCAGGAGCAAATTCCTGCTTCCGTAACTACAATTTCAAATGAATTGGAACGCGCCAAAGCTGTTTACTATTTTATTCAGAAAAACATGGCTTGGAATAACGAAACGCGGATTCTTCAAGATATTCGCGTAAAAGAAGCCTTTGAAAAGAAAACGGGCAATAGTTCCGAAATCAATTTAGGGTTAATCAATGCGTTGGAAGTTGCAGGTCTTGACGCAAAAATAATGCTCATTGCCACTCGCGATAGAGCTTTGCCAACAAAGCAATATCCTGTACTTACCGATTTTAATTACGCCATCGTACTACTAACCATTAACAATGAAAAATACTTGCTTGACGCTACGGAAAAAGAAACTCCTTTTGGCGTGCTTCCATTTCGAGATTTGAATGTAGAAGGACGTGTTTTGGATTTCAAAAAAGGAAGTTATTGGGAACCGATTGCACCAATTGCAAAAAACATGCATTATGTGAATTTGCAGCTTTCTGCCAATGAATCTGGTCTTTTTTCTGGAAAAGTAAACGAGGTTTCCACGGGTTATATTTCGGTTTATAAACGAAAAGAATACAATGATTTCAGAAAAGATGAAATCATAAAAAAGAAACAAAGCCGAAATGAATTTTTAGATGTTACAAACCTAACTATTGAAAACGAAAAAGATTTAGAACAGCCTTATAAAGAAAGTTATGATATTTCATTGCACGACCAAGCTGTTGGAAGTACGTTCTTTCTTTATCCTTTTGTGATGCAAACTTATTTCTCTGAAAATCCTTTTTCTGCTGAAAAACGGCTTTATCCAATAGATTTCGGTTTTCCAATACAAAACAATTATTTGGTTTCCATAGATGTGAAAGACCAGTATCAAATCGTAAAAGTTCCCGCAAACAAATTGTTGAAATTGCCAGAGAATGACGGTGAACTTTCGGTTATTTATGATGTCTCTGGAAGTAAGGTAAATATTAGGCTCAGCGTTAAACTTAACAACCCAAAATTTGAACCTGAAGCCTATAAATCTTTACAGGAATTTTTTGGTGAACTGATTAAAATTCAATCTGATGAACCCATCGAATTAAAAAAAATCTGA
- a CDS encoding DUF3857 domain-containing protein, whose amino-acid sequence MNAQKPRFERFGKPTQEEFALKKYEPEPDSPGIILYESGNYYVKSVGLGIYLVKEIYRKIKVFDAKKFDYSTVEISYYEGNSWSKEEILEYEAITHNGTEQSVVSESGFFKTQETGSIKTLKFTFPNVQDGSILEYKYTILSPFFYYLNGWEFQHELPTIYSLFQTILPVNLKYNRILYGDQELAIKNLSLKEKGCLLPDKSKVDSEVHLYAMENIPSFTEENYMLAKKNYVSKLVYEPLSFRSFQIDWREQVFTRNWKDVDKRFENDDDFGEQLNQNNYFRRKIPNDILKIENDLDRAKAVYKFIQEEYTWNKRFFNYEIKVKDAFKDKLGSVAAINLSLVNALEAARLNAMPVLLSIRNNGLPTELYPVLSNFNYVLAVLMINDEKILLDGTDKQAPFGLIPFRALNVQGRVMDFSKGSYWMPIEPFKQNIDYVNSQITAQTDGNFTGKVNQAGYGYIALKKRNTIDEESLQEYIKTQQKDKAGIEIEDYQVEGLYVIENPLKENYTISIEPETVGDKVILYPFFNKTYISENPFKMKERSYPMDFGFPFSNTYLISIDLGEVYEVEQLPKSRSIKLPNDDGECSVTYVAEGSKINIRFNMKLNAFRFPNDAYASLKEFFGTIVTTLKNEPITLKKI is encoded by the coding sequence TTGAATGCTCAAAAACCGCGTTTTGAAAGGTTTGGCAAACCCACCCAAGAAGAATTTGCGCTCAAAAAGTACGAACCTGAGCCTGATTCTCCTGGGATAATTTTATATGAATCTGGCAATTATTATGTCAAGTCGGTTGGTCTAGGAATTTATCTTGTCAAGGAAATCTATAGAAAAATTAAGGTATTTGATGCAAAAAAATTTGATTATTCCACTGTAGAAATCTCTTATTATGAAGGAAATAGTTGGAGCAAAGAGGAAATTCTAGAATATGAAGCTATAACCCACAATGGGACGGAACAAAGTGTCGTATCGGAAAGTGGATTTTTTAAAACACAGGAAACAGGTTCCATAAAAACTCTAAAATTTACCTTTCCAAATGTTCAAGATGGAAGTATTTTAGAATATAAGTATACCATTTTAAGCCCTTTTTTTTATTATTTGAATGGATGGGAATTTCAACACGAGCTCCCCACAATTTACAGCTTGTTCCAAACTATACTGCCCGTAAATTTGAAATATAACCGTATTCTATACGGAGATCAGGAATTAGCAATAAAAAACTTGTCGTTAAAGGAGAAGGGGTGTTTGTTACCAGATAAAAGTAAGGTTGATTCTGAAGTTCACCTTTACGCTATGGAAAATATTCCATCATTTACCGAGGAAAATTATATGTTGGCCAAAAAGAATTATGTTTCTAAACTTGTTTACGAACCCTTGTCTTTTAGAAGTTTTCAAATTGATTGGCGAGAACAAGTATTTACCCGAAATTGGAAAGATGTTGACAAACGTTTTGAAAATGATGATGACTTTGGAGAACAATTGAATCAAAATAATTACTTCAGAAGAAAAATACCAAATGATATTTTGAAAATTGAAAATGATCTTGATCGTGCCAAAGCTGTTTATAAATTTATACAAGAAGAATACACTTGGAATAAGCGTTTTTTTAATTATGAAATTAAAGTGAAAGATGCCTTCAAAGATAAATTAGGAAGCGTAGCTGCAATCAATCTTTCGTTAGTGAATGCACTTGAGGCTGCAAGACTTAATGCTATGCCCGTACTACTATCCATCCGAAACAATGGTTTACCTACAGAATTATACCCTGTTCTTTCCAATTTTAATTATGTCTTAGCGGTGCTAATGATAAATGACGAAAAAATTTTACTTGACGGTACAGATAAACAAGCTCCCTTCGGCCTTATACCCTTTCGCGCCCTAAATGTTCAAGGCCGTGTAATGGATTTCAGTAAAGGAAGCTACTGGATGCCCATTGAACCTTTTAAGCAAAACATAGATTATGTAAATTCACAAATAACTGCTCAAACTGATGGTAATTTTACCGGAAAAGTGAACCAAGCTGGTTATGGCTACATTGCCCTGAAAAAAAGAAATACTATTGACGAAGAATCGCTTCAAGAATATATAAAAACTCAACAAAAGGACAAAGCAGGAATCGAAATTGAAGACTACCAAGTGGAAGGCCTCTACGTAATTGAAAACCCGCTAAAAGAAAATTATACTATTTCCATAGAACCCGAAACTGTGGGCGACAAAGTGATTCTTTATCCATTTTTCAACAAAACATATATTTCTGAAAACCCTTTCAAAATGAAGGAACGTAGCTATCCGATGGATTTCGGCTTTCCGTTTTCAAACACCTATTTAATATCCATCGATTTGGGCGAGGTTTATGAAGTTGAACAATTACCAAAAAGTAGAAGCATCAAACTTCCTAATGATGATGGTGAATGTTCGGTTACTTATGTTGCCGAAGGAAGCAAAATAAACATCCGTTTCAATATGAAACTTAATGCTTTTCGTTTTCCTAACGATGCGTATGCATCCTTAAAAGAGTTTTTTGGCACGATCGTAACCACGTTGAAAAACGAACCAATTACATTAAAAAAAATATAA
- a CDS encoding DUF1361 domain-containing protein, with translation MQKIKTFLFDRFNILFPLFLLTVLSIFLLTIRMKITYSFFYLFLSWNLFLAMIPFFISTYIKTKQQLTKHKPYFLLIVWILFLPNAPYLLTDFIHLRLSPSGWIGFDGLMISVFAITGITYYIFSIRDIEEVLLKNFSIKLVSMFMAILPFMVSFGMYLGRVLRWNSWDLLHTPFGLLMDIFAILTNPIDNLQAWLFTIFFGLFLKLSYWFFEKFLFRYMMA, from the coding sequence ATGCAAAAAATAAAAACATTTCTCTTTGATCGTTTCAACATATTATTTCCACTTTTTTTGTTGACAGTTTTGAGTATTTTCCTTCTTACTATTCGAATGAAAATTACCTATTCCTTCTTCTACCTATTTCTGTCGTGGAATTTATTTTTGGCGATGATTCCTTTTTTCATTTCCACTTATATTAAAACGAAACAGCAATTGACAAAACATAAACCATATTTTTTATTAATAGTTTGGATACTTTTTCTTCCAAATGCACCGTATTTACTGACAGATTTTATTCACCTTCGCTTAAGTCCTTCTGGATGGATTGGCTTTGACGGTTTAATGATTTCCGTTTTTGCAATTACGGGCATCACCTACTATATTTTTTCAATTAGAGATATTGAGGAAGTACTTTTAAAAAATTTCAGTATTAAACTGGTTTCAATGTTTATGGCAATCCTTCCTTTTATGGTGAGTTTTGGAATGTATCTAGGCAGGGTTTTACGATGGAATTCTTGGGATTTGCTTCATACCCCTTTTGGACTTTTAATGGACATTTTCGCAATACTTACCAACCCAATTGACAACCTTCAGGCGTGGTTGTTCACCATTTTTTTTGGTTTGTTTCTAAAATTGAGTTATTGGTTTTTTGAAAAATTCCTTTTTCGATATATGATGGCTTGA
- a CDS encoding DUF2809 domain-containing protein has protein sequence MLYFNRNYFSTFVIVLLIEFAIAYFHFSYFIRGFLGDVLVIVLLYCFLKIFIRKNVFKIAISVLTFAFFVEILQYFKLAEIQKVQSKVLLTIIGSVFDVWDLVAYFIGFLLILLIENLITKECKK, from the coding sequence ATGCTTTATTTTAACAGAAATTATTTCAGCACATTCGTAATCGTACTTTTAATTGAATTCGCAATCGCTTATTTTCACTTTAGCTATTTTATAAGAGGTTTTTTGGGTGATGTTTTGGTAATAGTGCTTCTGTATTGCTTCTTAAAAATTTTCATCAGAAAAAACGTTTTCAAAATTGCTATTTCAGTTTTAACTTTTGCCTTTTTTGTGGAAATTTTACAATATTTCAAGCTAGCGGAAATACAAAAAGTACAATCAAAAGTACTTTTAACCATTATCGGTTCCGTGTTTGACGTTTGGGATCTTGTAGCATATTTCATTGGCTTTCTCCTTATTTTATTAATCGAAAATCTTATCACTAAAGAATGCAAAAAATAA